The following coding sequences lie in one Pseudorasbora parva isolate DD20220531a chromosome 18, ASM2467924v1, whole genome shotgun sequence genomic window:
- the mapk9 gene encoding mitogen-activated protein kinase 9 isoform X3, whose amino-acid sequence MTEGEGQFYSVQVGDSTFTVLRRYQQLRAIGSGAQGIVCSALDTVLGIPVAVKKLSRPFQNQTHAKRAYRELVLLKCVNHKNIIHLLNVFTPQKSLEEFQDLYLVMELMDASLCQVIHMDLDHERMSYLLYQILCGIRHLHSAGIIHRDLKPSNIVVKSDCTLKILDFGLARTACTNFMMTPYVVTRYYRAPEVILGMKYKENVDIWSVGCIMGEMVKGGVIFQGTDHIDQWNKVIEILGTPSLEFMNRLMETVRNYVMNKPQFPGVSFNELFPDWAFPSETEHDKVKTSQARDLLSKMLVIDPESRISVQEALSHPYIHVWYDPGEADAISDKQLEEREHSIEQWKELIYKEVMDWEERNKNGVLKEECLVDGTVNSSATASQSSSINDISSMSTEQTLASDTDSSCIDTLTGPLEE is encoded by the exons ATGACCGAGGGGGAGGGACAGTTTTACAGCGTGCAGGTGGGCGACTCCACCTTTACGGTGCTCAGGAGGTACCAGCAGCTCCGCGCCATCGGATCCGGTGCCCAGGGTATCGTCTG CTCCGCTCTGGACACCGTACTTGGCATCCCGGTTGCTGTGAAGAAACTGAGCCGGCCCTTTCAGAACCAGACCCATGCGAAGAGGGCCTACAGAGAGCTGGTTCTGCTCAAGTGTGTTAATCACAAGAAC ATAATCCATTTGCTTAACGTCTTCACGCCACAGAAGTCATTAGAAGAGTTCCAGGATTT GTACTTGGTGATGGAGCTGATGGACGCTAGCCTTTGTCAGGTGATCCACATGGACCTGGACCATGAGAGGATGTCTTACCTGCTCTACCAGATCCTGTGTGGAATCAGACATCTACACTCAGCTGGCATCATTCACAGG GATCTGAAGCCCAGTAACATAGTAGTGAAGTCCGACTGCACTTTAAAGATATTAGACTTTGGGCTGGCTAGAACCGCCTGCACTAACTTCATGATGACACCATACGTAGTGACCAGATATTACAGAGCGCCAGAGGTCATCCTGGGCATGAAATACAAGGAGAAtg TGGATATCTGGTCGGTGGGCTGCATCATGGGTGAGATGGTCAAAGGGGGCGTCATATTCCAGGGCACTGATC ATATTGACCAGTGGAATAAGGTGATTGAGATACTGGGAACCCCGTCACTGGAGTTTATGAACCGTTTGATGGAGACCGTAAGGAACTACGTGATGAACAAACCTCAGTTTCCCGGAGTCAGTTTTAATGAGCTTTTTCCCGATTGGGCTTTCCCGTCAGAGACTGAGCATGACAAGGTCAAAA CTAGTCAAGCACGAGACCTGCTGTCCAAGATGCTGGTAATCGACCCTGAAAGCCGTATCTCAGTGCAGGAGGCCCTCAGTCACCCTTATATCCATGTGTGGTACGACCCAGGCGAGGCCGATGCG ATATCAGACAAGCAGTTGGAGGAGCGGGAACACAGCATTGAGCAGTGGAAAG AGTTGATTTATAAAGAAGTAATGGACTGGGAGGAGAGAAACAAGAATGGAGTCCTGAAAGAGGAGTGTTTAG TAGATGGTACGGTGAACAGCAGCGCCACCGCCTCCCAGTCGTCCTCTATTAACGACATCTCGTCCATGTCAACGGAGCAGACGCTGGCCTCAGACACTGACAGCTCCTGCATCGACACCCTCACGGGGCCGTTAGAGGAGTGA
- the mapk9 gene encoding mitogen-activated protein kinase 9 isoform X4 — MTEGEGQFYSVQVGDSTFTVLRRYQQLRAIGSGAQGIVCSALDTVLGIPVAVKKLSRPFQNQTHAKRAYRELVLLKCVNHKNIIHLLNVFTPQKSLEEFQDLYLVMELMDASLCQVIHMDLDHERMSYLLYQILCGIRHLHSAGIIHRDLKPSNIVVKSDCTLKILDFGLARTACTNFMMTPYVVTRYYRAPEVILGMKYKENVDIWSVGCIMGEMVKGGVIFQGTDHIDQWNKVIEILGTPSLEFMNRLMETVRNYVMNKPQFPGVSFNELFPDWAFPSETEHDKVKTSQARDLLSKMLVIDPESRISVQEALSHPYIHVWYDPGEADAISDKQLEEREHSIEQWKELIYKEVMDWEERNKNGVLKEECLDGTVNSSATASQSSSINDISSMSTEQTLASDTDSSCIDTLTGPLEE; from the exons ATGACCGAGGGGGAGGGACAGTTTTACAGCGTGCAGGTGGGCGACTCCACCTTTACGGTGCTCAGGAGGTACCAGCAGCTCCGCGCCATCGGATCCGGTGCCCAGGGTATCGTCTG CTCCGCTCTGGACACCGTACTTGGCATCCCGGTTGCTGTGAAGAAACTGAGCCGGCCCTTTCAGAACCAGACCCATGCGAAGAGGGCCTACAGAGAGCTGGTTCTGCTCAAGTGTGTTAATCACAAGAAC ATAATCCATTTGCTTAACGTCTTCACGCCACAGAAGTCATTAGAAGAGTTCCAGGATTT GTACTTGGTGATGGAGCTGATGGACGCTAGCCTTTGTCAGGTGATCCACATGGACCTGGACCATGAGAGGATGTCTTACCTGCTCTACCAGATCCTGTGTGGAATCAGACATCTACACTCAGCTGGCATCATTCACAGG GATCTGAAGCCCAGTAACATAGTAGTGAAGTCCGACTGCACTTTAAAGATATTAGACTTTGGGCTGGCTAGAACCGCCTGCACTAACTTCATGATGACACCATACGTAGTGACCAGATATTACAGAGCGCCAGAGGTCATCCTGGGCATGAAATACAAGGAGAAtg TGGATATCTGGTCGGTGGGCTGCATCATGGGTGAGATGGTCAAAGGGGGCGTCATATTCCAGGGCACTGATC ATATTGACCAGTGGAATAAGGTGATTGAGATACTGGGAACCCCGTCACTGGAGTTTATGAACCGTTTGATGGAGACCGTAAGGAACTACGTGATGAACAAACCTCAGTTTCCCGGAGTCAGTTTTAATGAGCTTTTTCCCGATTGGGCTTTCCCGTCAGAGACTGAGCATGACAAGGTCAAAA CTAGTCAAGCACGAGACCTGCTGTCCAAGATGCTGGTAATCGACCCTGAAAGCCGTATCTCAGTGCAGGAGGCCCTCAGTCACCCTTATATCCATGTGTGGTACGACCCAGGCGAGGCCGATGCG ATATCAGACAAGCAGTTGGAGGAGCGGGAACACAGCATTGAGCAGTGGAAAG AGTTGATTTATAAAGAAGTAATGGACTGGGAGGAGAGAAACAAGAATGGAGTCCTGAAAGAGGAGTGTTTAG ATGGTACGGTGAACAGCAGCGCCACCGCCTCCCAGTCGTCCTCTATTAACGACATCTCGTCCATGTCAACGGAGCAGACGCTGGCCTCAGACACTGACAGCTCCTGCATCGACACCCTCACGGGGCCGTTAGAGGAGTGA
- the mapk9 gene encoding mitogen-activated protein kinase 9 isoform X1, whose amino-acid sequence MTEGEGQFYSVQVGDSTFTVLRRYQQLRAIGSGAQGIVCSALDTVLGIPVAVKKLSRPFQNQTHAKRAYRELVLLKCVNHKNIIHLLNVFTPQKSLEEFQDLYLVMELMDASLCQVIHMDLDHERMSYLLYQILCGIRHLHSAGIIHRDLKPSNIVVKSDCTLKILDFGLARTACTNFMMTPYVVTRYYRAPEVILGMKYKENVDIWSVGCIMGEMVKGGVIFQGTDHIDQWNKVIEILGTPSLEFMNRLMETVRNYVMNKPQFPGVSFNELFPDWAFPSETEHDKVKTSQARDLLSKMLVIDPESRISVQEALSHPYIHVWYDPGEADAPPPQISDKQLEEREHSIEQWKELIYKEVMDWEERNKNGVLKEECLVDGTVNSSATASQSSSINDISSMSTEQTLASDTDSSCIDTLTGPLEE is encoded by the exons ATGACCGAGGGGGAGGGACAGTTTTACAGCGTGCAGGTGGGCGACTCCACCTTTACGGTGCTCAGGAGGTACCAGCAGCTCCGCGCCATCGGATCCGGTGCCCAGGGTATCGTCTG CTCCGCTCTGGACACCGTACTTGGCATCCCGGTTGCTGTGAAGAAACTGAGCCGGCCCTTTCAGAACCAGACCCATGCGAAGAGGGCCTACAGAGAGCTGGTTCTGCTCAAGTGTGTTAATCACAAGAAC ATAATCCATTTGCTTAACGTCTTCACGCCACAGAAGTCATTAGAAGAGTTCCAGGATTT GTACTTGGTGATGGAGCTGATGGACGCTAGCCTTTGTCAGGTGATCCACATGGACCTGGACCATGAGAGGATGTCTTACCTGCTCTACCAGATCCTGTGTGGAATCAGACATCTACACTCAGCTGGCATCATTCACAGG GATCTGAAGCCCAGTAACATAGTAGTGAAGTCCGACTGCACTTTAAAGATATTAGACTTTGGGCTGGCTAGAACCGCCTGCACTAACTTCATGATGACACCATACGTAGTGACCAGATATTACAGAGCGCCAGAGGTCATCCTGGGCATGAAATACAAGGAGAAtg TGGATATCTGGTCGGTGGGCTGCATCATGGGTGAGATGGTCAAAGGGGGCGTCATATTCCAGGGCACTGATC ATATTGACCAGTGGAATAAGGTGATTGAGATACTGGGAACCCCGTCACTGGAGTTTATGAACCGTTTGATGGAGACCGTAAGGAACTACGTGATGAACAAACCTCAGTTTCCCGGAGTCAGTTTTAATGAGCTTTTTCCCGATTGGGCTTTCCCGTCAGAGACTGAGCATGACAAGGTCAAAA CTAGTCAAGCACGAGACCTGCTGTCCAAGATGCTGGTAATCGACCCTGAAAGCCGTATCTCAGTGCAGGAGGCCCTCAGTCACCCTTATATCCATGTGTGGTACGACCCAGGCGAGGCCGATGCG CCTCCTCCGCAGATATCAGACAAGCAGTTGGAGGAGCGGGAACACAGCATTGAGCAGTGGAAAG AGTTGATTTATAAAGAAGTAATGGACTGGGAGGAGAGAAACAAGAATGGAGTCCTGAAAGAGGAGTGTTTAG TAGATGGTACGGTGAACAGCAGCGCCACCGCCTCCCAGTCGTCCTCTATTAACGACATCTCGTCCATGTCAACGGAGCAGACGCTGGCCTCAGACACTGACAGCTCCTGCATCGACACCCTCACGGGGCCGTTAGAGGAGTGA
- the si:ch211-247j9.1 gene encoding rho GTPase-activating protein 24 isoform X2 yields MPENKQTIHRTGSYLSHSAYRKIKRVLSFRRRVFGQRLDETVLYERRYGDHMAPLVVEQCVDFIREHGLTEVGLFRQPGQATLVKELQEAFDAGEKPSFDSTDVHTVASLLKLYLRELPEPLVPFSRYEEFLVCGKRIPSNREKGLQDLKILLYELPVANFNLLKYICQFLNDVQSYSSVNKMSIQNLATVFGPNILRPKAEDPESIIGGAAVVQQIMSELIREHSLLFSRENCNPPETSLQAVHPIQRHSNLVEWVHEPPTPLREPLLSKDHVTLPDQTLACPHKHSLPLTTERIGSFQSPCEITHHLSDTEHQLQEDSSQSSSTLIYDNHNRHSAAQECLHKRHVPTPSTPPPACSSMTKVLEAGVEIGMQSRSWPDMEEPSWSLESVLGENGGSSKVQDSTLSVYDNIVTEEQGERYTEDKEVKGTASMADSCSPWSSCEIVPLNGGSGSGGAASPCHGSPGQFSSFRMDSGEEGLRPNSPASSAPTDAPLSTGSSEVFLPNAPQEPLGFPVSHAMQCLVAGLRQQMTRQKAEYVAKINRLEQRNKVLQGEVAGLRSTLEQQRRWVSVAEIKMRNVERARADADRRNATLQQEMEQFFETFGELNKEARKTSRIVQSF; encoded by the exons GTGTGTTTGGTCAAAGGTTGGATGAGACAGTCCTGTATGAGAGGAGGTATGGGGATCACATGGCTCCTCTTGTGGTGGAGCAGTGTGTCGATTTTATACGAGAGCATGGGCTCACAGAGGTGGGACTCTTCAGGCAGCCCGGCCAGGCCACACTGGTTAAAGAGCTGCAGGAAGCTTTTGATGCTGGGGAGAAACCATCTTTTGACAG CACAGATGTCCACACAGTGGCATCATTGCTGAAGCTCTATCTCAGAGAGCTGCCTGAACCTCTGGTGCCATTTTCCCGCTATGAAGAGTTTCTTGTATGTGGCAAAAGAATCCCCTCAAACAGAGAAAAG GGTTTGCAAGATTTGAAGATTCTCCTTTATGAGCTGCCTGTAGCAAACTTTAACCTCCTAAAATACATCTGCCA ATTCCTAAATGACGTCCAATCATACTCCAGTGTCAACAAGATGAGTATCCAGAACTTGGCAACGGTTTTCGGGCCAAATATTCTCCGCCCCAAAGCTGAGGACCCAGAAAGTATTATTGGAG GGGCAGCAGTTGTGCAACAAATAATGTCTGAACTGATCCGTGAGCACAGCTTGCTCTTCTCCAGAGAGAACTGCAACCCTCCTGAGACATCTTTGCAAGCCGTCCACCCCATACAAAGACACAGCAACCTTGTGGAATGGGTGCATGAACCGCCTACCCCCCTGAGAGAGCCTCTGCTGAgcaaagatcatgtgacacttccAGATCAGACTCTAGCCTGTCCACATAAACACTCTTTACCACTAACCACAGAGAGGATAGGGTCTTTCCAAAGCCCTTGTGAGATTACACATCATCTATCAGACACAGAGCACCAGCTTCAAGAAGACTCTTCGCAATCCAGCTCTACTCTGATTTATGACAACCACAATCGACACAGCGCAGCACAAGAATGTCTCCATAAAAGACATGTACCGACACCCTCCACCCCACCACCTGCCTGCTCTTCTATGACCAAAGTGCTGGAAGCTGGGGTTGAAATTGGTATGCAGTCAAGGAGCTGGCCTGACATGGAAGAACCCAGCTGGAGTCTTGAGAGTGTGCTTGGGGAAAATGGAGGCAGCAGTAAAGTCCAGGATAGTACCTTATCGGTCTATGACAACATAGTTACTGAGGAGCAGGGGGAGCGTTATACAGAAGACAAGGAGGTCAAAGGTACTGCCAGCATGGCTGATAGCTGCAGCCCTTGGTCCTCTTGCGAGATTGTGCCTTTGAATGGGGGCAGTGGGAGTGGTGGAGCTGCAAGCCCATGCCATGGTTCCCCAGGACAGTTCTCCTCATTCAGAATGGACTCTGGTGAAGAAGGCCTTCGTCCTAACTCCCCAGCCTCATCTGCTCCCACAGATGCCCCTTTAAGTACTGGCAGCAGTGAAGTCTTCTTGCCAAACGCTCCCCAAGAGCCCTTAGGTTTTCCAGTGTCCCATGCAATGCAGTGCCTCGTAGCAGGGCTTCGTCAACAGATGACCAGGCAAAAGGCAGAGTATGTGGCAAAAATTAACAG GTTGGAGCAAAGGAACAAGGTACTTCAGGGGGAGGTCGCAGGCCTGCGCTCAACTCTGGAGCAGCAGCGGCGCTGGGTCAGCGTGGCCGAGATCAAAATGCGTAATGTAGAGCGAGCCCGTGCAGACGCTGACAGACGGAACGCCACTCTGCAACAGGAGATGGAGCAGTTCTTCGAAACATTCGGAGAGCTTAACAAAGAGGCCCGGAAAACCAGTCGCATTGTTCAGAGTTTTTAA
- the mapk9 gene encoding mitogen-activated protein kinase 9 isoform X5 yields the protein MTEGEGQFYSVQVGDSTFTVLRRYQQLRAIGSGAQGIVCSALDTVLGIPVAVKKLSRPFQNQTHAKRAYRELVLLKCVNHKNIIHLLNVFTPQKSLEEFQDLYLVMELMDASLCQVIHMDLDHERMSYLLYQILCGIRHLHSAGIIHRDLKPSNIVVKSDCTLKILDFGLARTACTNFMMTPYVVTRYYRAPEVILGMKYKENVDIWSVGCIMGEMVKGGVIFQGTDHIDQWNKVIEILGTPSLEFMNRLMETVRNYVMNKPQFPGVSFNELFPDWAFPSETEHDKVKTSQARDLLSKMLVIDPESRISVQEALSHPYIHVWYDPGEADAPPPQISDKQLEEREHSIEQWKELIYKEVMDWEERNKNGVLKEECLGWNV from the exons ATGACCGAGGGGGAGGGACAGTTTTACAGCGTGCAGGTGGGCGACTCCACCTTTACGGTGCTCAGGAGGTACCAGCAGCTCCGCGCCATCGGATCCGGTGCCCAGGGTATCGTCTG CTCCGCTCTGGACACCGTACTTGGCATCCCGGTTGCTGTGAAGAAACTGAGCCGGCCCTTTCAGAACCAGACCCATGCGAAGAGGGCCTACAGAGAGCTGGTTCTGCTCAAGTGTGTTAATCACAAGAAC ATAATCCATTTGCTTAACGTCTTCACGCCACAGAAGTCATTAGAAGAGTTCCAGGATTT GTACTTGGTGATGGAGCTGATGGACGCTAGCCTTTGTCAGGTGATCCACATGGACCTGGACCATGAGAGGATGTCTTACCTGCTCTACCAGATCCTGTGTGGAATCAGACATCTACACTCAGCTGGCATCATTCACAGG GATCTGAAGCCCAGTAACATAGTAGTGAAGTCCGACTGCACTTTAAAGATATTAGACTTTGGGCTGGCTAGAACCGCCTGCACTAACTTCATGATGACACCATACGTAGTGACCAGATATTACAGAGCGCCAGAGGTCATCCTGGGCATGAAATACAAGGAGAAtg TGGATATCTGGTCGGTGGGCTGCATCATGGGTGAGATGGTCAAAGGGGGCGTCATATTCCAGGGCACTGATC ATATTGACCAGTGGAATAAGGTGATTGAGATACTGGGAACCCCGTCACTGGAGTTTATGAACCGTTTGATGGAGACCGTAAGGAACTACGTGATGAACAAACCTCAGTTTCCCGGAGTCAGTTTTAATGAGCTTTTTCCCGATTGGGCTTTCCCGTCAGAGACTGAGCATGACAAGGTCAAAA CTAGTCAAGCACGAGACCTGCTGTCCAAGATGCTGGTAATCGACCCTGAAAGCCGTATCTCAGTGCAGGAGGCCCTCAGTCACCCTTATATCCATGTGTGGTACGACCCAGGCGAGGCCGATGCG CCTCCTCCGCAGATATCAGACAAGCAGTTGGAGGAGCGGGAACACAGCATTGAGCAGTGGAAAG AGTTGATTTATAAAGAAGTAATGGACTGGGAGGAGAGAAACAAGAATGGAGTCCTGAAAGAGGAGTGTTTAG GCTGGAATGTTTAA
- the si:ch211-247j9.1 gene encoding rho GTPase-activating protein 24 isoform X1, with amino-acid sequence MPENKQTIHRTGSYLSHSAYRKIKRVLSFRRRVFGQRLDETVLYERRYGDHMAPLVVEQCVDFIREHGLTEVGLFRQPGQATLVKELQEAFDAGEKPSFDSSTDVHTVASLLKLYLRELPEPLVPFSRYEEFLVCGKRIPSNREKGLQDLKILLYELPVANFNLLKYICQFLNDVQSYSSVNKMSIQNLATVFGPNILRPKAEDPESIIGGAAVVQQIMSELIREHSLLFSRENCNPPETSLQAVHPIQRHSNLVEWVHEPPTPLREPLLSKDHVTLPDQTLACPHKHSLPLTTERIGSFQSPCEITHHLSDTEHQLQEDSSQSSSTLIYDNHNRHSAAQECLHKRHVPTPSTPPPACSSMTKVLEAGVEIGMQSRSWPDMEEPSWSLESVLGENGGSSKVQDSTLSVYDNIVTEEQGERYTEDKEVKGTASMADSCSPWSSCEIVPLNGGSGSGGAASPCHGSPGQFSSFRMDSGEEGLRPNSPASSAPTDAPLSTGSSEVFLPNAPQEPLGFPVSHAMQCLVAGLRQQMTRQKAEYVAKINRLEQRNKVLQGEVAGLRSTLEQQRRWVSVAEIKMRNVERARADADRRNATLQQEMEQFFETFGELNKEARKTSRIVQSF; translated from the exons GTGTGTTTGGTCAAAGGTTGGATGAGACAGTCCTGTATGAGAGGAGGTATGGGGATCACATGGCTCCTCTTGTGGTGGAGCAGTGTGTCGATTTTATACGAGAGCATGGGCTCACAGAGGTGGGACTCTTCAGGCAGCCCGGCCAGGCCACACTGGTTAAAGAGCTGCAGGAAGCTTTTGATGCTGGGGAGAAACCATCTTTTGACAG CAGCACAGATGTCCACACAGTGGCATCATTGCTGAAGCTCTATCTCAGAGAGCTGCCTGAACCTCTGGTGCCATTTTCCCGCTATGAAGAGTTTCTTGTATGTGGCAAAAGAATCCCCTCAAACAGAGAAAAG GGTTTGCAAGATTTGAAGATTCTCCTTTATGAGCTGCCTGTAGCAAACTTTAACCTCCTAAAATACATCTGCCA ATTCCTAAATGACGTCCAATCATACTCCAGTGTCAACAAGATGAGTATCCAGAACTTGGCAACGGTTTTCGGGCCAAATATTCTCCGCCCCAAAGCTGAGGACCCAGAAAGTATTATTGGAG GGGCAGCAGTTGTGCAACAAATAATGTCTGAACTGATCCGTGAGCACAGCTTGCTCTTCTCCAGAGAGAACTGCAACCCTCCTGAGACATCTTTGCAAGCCGTCCACCCCATACAAAGACACAGCAACCTTGTGGAATGGGTGCATGAACCGCCTACCCCCCTGAGAGAGCCTCTGCTGAgcaaagatcatgtgacacttccAGATCAGACTCTAGCCTGTCCACATAAACACTCTTTACCACTAACCACAGAGAGGATAGGGTCTTTCCAAAGCCCTTGTGAGATTACACATCATCTATCAGACACAGAGCACCAGCTTCAAGAAGACTCTTCGCAATCCAGCTCTACTCTGATTTATGACAACCACAATCGACACAGCGCAGCACAAGAATGTCTCCATAAAAGACATGTACCGACACCCTCCACCCCACCACCTGCCTGCTCTTCTATGACCAAAGTGCTGGAAGCTGGGGTTGAAATTGGTATGCAGTCAAGGAGCTGGCCTGACATGGAAGAACCCAGCTGGAGTCTTGAGAGTGTGCTTGGGGAAAATGGAGGCAGCAGTAAAGTCCAGGATAGTACCTTATCGGTCTATGACAACATAGTTACTGAGGAGCAGGGGGAGCGTTATACAGAAGACAAGGAGGTCAAAGGTACTGCCAGCATGGCTGATAGCTGCAGCCCTTGGTCCTCTTGCGAGATTGTGCCTTTGAATGGGGGCAGTGGGAGTGGTGGAGCTGCAAGCCCATGCCATGGTTCCCCAGGACAGTTCTCCTCATTCAGAATGGACTCTGGTGAAGAAGGCCTTCGTCCTAACTCCCCAGCCTCATCTGCTCCCACAGATGCCCCTTTAAGTACTGGCAGCAGTGAAGTCTTCTTGCCAAACGCTCCCCAAGAGCCCTTAGGTTTTCCAGTGTCCCATGCAATGCAGTGCCTCGTAGCAGGGCTTCGTCAACAGATGACCAGGCAAAAGGCAGAGTATGTGGCAAAAATTAACAG GTTGGAGCAAAGGAACAAGGTACTTCAGGGGGAGGTCGCAGGCCTGCGCTCAACTCTGGAGCAGCAGCGGCGCTGGGTCAGCGTGGCCGAGATCAAAATGCGTAATGTAGAGCGAGCCCGTGCAGACGCTGACAGACGGAACGCCACTCTGCAACAGGAGATGGAGCAGTTCTTCGAAACATTCGGAGAGCTTAACAAAGAGGCCCGGAAAACCAGTCGCATTGTTCAGAGTTTTTAA
- the mapk9 gene encoding mitogen-activated protein kinase 9 isoform X2, producing MTEGEGQFYSVQVGDSTFTVLRRYQQLRAIGSGAQGIVCSALDTVLGIPVAVKKLSRPFQNQTHAKRAYRELVLLKCVNHKNIIHLLNVFTPQKSLEEFQDLYLVMELMDASLCQVIHMDLDHERMSYLLYQILCGIRHLHSAGIIHRDLKPSNIVVKSDCTLKILDFGLARTACTNFMMTPYVVTRYYRAPEVILGMKYKENVDIWSVGCIMGEMVKGGVIFQGTDHIDQWNKVIEILGTPSLEFMNRLMETVRNYVMNKPQFPGVSFNELFPDWAFPSETEHDKVKTSQARDLLSKMLVIDPESRISVQEALSHPYIHVWYDPGEADAPPPQISDKQLEEREHSIEQWKELIYKEVMDWEERNKNGVLKEECLDGTVNSSATASQSSSINDISSMSTEQTLASDTDSSCIDTLTGPLEE from the exons ATGACCGAGGGGGAGGGACAGTTTTACAGCGTGCAGGTGGGCGACTCCACCTTTACGGTGCTCAGGAGGTACCAGCAGCTCCGCGCCATCGGATCCGGTGCCCAGGGTATCGTCTG CTCCGCTCTGGACACCGTACTTGGCATCCCGGTTGCTGTGAAGAAACTGAGCCGGCCCTTTCAGAACCAGACCCATGCGAAGAGGGCCTACAGAGAGCTGGTTCTGCTCAAGTGTGTTAATCACAAGAAC ATAATCCATTTGCTTAACGTCTTCACGCCACAGAAGTCATTAGAAGAGTTCCAGGATTT GTACTTGGTGATGGAGCTGATGGACGCTAGCCTTTGTCAGGTGATCCACATGGACCTGGACCATGAGAGGATGTCTTACCTGCTCTACCAGATCCTGTGTGGAATCAGACATCTACACTCAGCTGGCATCATTCACAGG GATCTGAAGCCCAGTAACATAGTAGTGAAGTCCGACTGCACTTTAAAGATATTAGACTTTGGGCTGGCTAGAACCGCCTGCACTAACTTCATGATGACACCATACGTAGTGACCAGATATTACAGAGCGCCAGAGGTCATCCTGGGCATGAAATACAAGGAGAAtg TGGATATCTGGTCGGTGGGCTGCATCATGGGTGAGATGGTCAAAGGGGGCGTCATATTCCAGGGCACTGATC ATATTGACCAGTGGAATAAGGTGATTGAGATACTGGGAACCCCGTCACTGGAGTTTATGAACCGTTTGATGGAGACCGTAAGGAACTACGTGATGAACAAACCTCAGTTTCCCGGAGTCAGTTTTAATGAGCTTTTTCCCGATTGGGCTTTCCCGTCAGAGACTGAGCATGACAAGGTCAAAA CTAGTCAAGCACGAGACCTGCTGTCCAAGATGCTGGTAATCGACCCTGAAAGCCGTATCTCAGTGCAGGAGGCCCTCAGTCACCCTTATATCCATGTGTGGTACGACCCAGGCGAGGCCGATGCG CCTCCTCCGCAGATATCAGACAAGCAGTTGGAGGAGCGGGAACACAGCATTGAGCAGTGGAAAG AGTTGATTTATAAAGAAGTAATGGACTGGGAGGAGAGAAACAAGAATGGAGTCCTGAAAGAGGAGTGTTTAG ATGGTACGGTGAACAGCAGCGCCACCGCCTCCCAGTCGTCCTCTATTAACGACATCTCGTCCATGTCAACGGAGCAGACGCTGGCCTCAGACACTGACAGCTCCTGCATCGACACCCTCACGGGGCCGTTAGAGGAGTGA